TAAAGTCTTCATAAAATTCTCCTAGTTCAGAGGGTAATTGTTCTTTGATATCTATAAAGTCTTTCGTCGAACCCTCTGTAATGGCAATTTTCGAAGTAATAGGATTTTGTGCATTTCGATAATAAATATCTAAAAAAGGATAAATATCATCATATACAGATTCTTTAGCGATTAAAAGGGTTGAGAGTTCAGATAAATCAATTGTATTATCCATTTTTAAATCTGCTTTATTTCGAGCATCTCTTGGTGTAATTCCGTGTGATTCGATTACTGTAAATTTTGTAGGATCTTCAGCAGAACTTGGATATGCGTAGTAAGCTTTTAAGTCACCAATATGCCCTTCTACTCCTGCAATTGAAATAACGGACAAATTTTTATATAATCGCTCATCCCAACAGCCAGCAAGTAACACAACACTTAGAATACATATTATTGTGACTTGTCGCATTTGGAATCTCTCCTCATATTAAACAAAATGATGAAAATAGGTAACACAACTGCAGAAGGATAAAACAAAAAACTAAATACCTTGCGAACTAACTCTACTTCACCTAAACCTGTTAGGGTTAGAGGAACAACTAAAATGATAAAATGGAGTACAAGCAGTAGAATAGTTGGATGTTTTCTTTTTTTAGCAAATAAAACAACACGAATATTAAATAAAAATAAGTTAATCGTTACAATACTCCAAGCCAACCAAATATATACAAAGAAAATATCTAGACGTTTAACAAATGTTACTTTTTGGGATTTTAAAATATAGATAATAGGATCTGGGATAAGTTTAATTTCCTTTAACATAAAGTAAAATTCTGTTCCTACTACAGAAGCCCCCATAAAAATTGTAATAATCAGGTGAAAGTATAATAAAGGTTTCCCTGCTACTTTTTCGTTTTCCAAGACATATTTTCTTAAAATTAAATAACTTTCAATACCTATAAAAGCGATAAAACTTCGATTAGTCCCTTTTAACCATTGTTGAAGAGTACTAGTCCCTACTGGTAAGATATTCGAAAATTTCAATTCGTGAGTTGCTAATAGTATAAAGACAACGAAAATAAACACTAATGGGATAATTAAAACACCTAAGTTTATAGCGGTTGAAGGTCTACTAAAAC
This window of the Rummeliibacillus pycnus genome carries:
- a CDS encoding GerAB/ArcD/ProY family transporter, which codes for MNFKLTRVQFFLMLFYIETGVVYISFQQGVIDKGGRDAWIMFGISSIIVYSLLLFYEKFYQYFKLGTITTWIYVFYWLIIIVSFLGYMQYTLNVWVIQNTPPLFTLLAIVLVSLYISFSRPSTAINLGVLIIPLVFIFVVFILLATHELKFSNILPVGTSTLQQWLKGTNRSFIAFIGIESYLILRKYVLENEKVAGKPLLYFHLIITIFMGASVVGTEFYFMLKEIKLIPDPIIYILKSQKVTFVKRLDIFFVYIWLAWSIVTINLFLFNIRVVLFAKKRKHPTILLLVLHFIILVVPLTLTGLGEVELVRKVFSFLFYPSAVVLPIFIILFNMRRDSKCDKSQ